In the genome of Verrucomicrobiota bacterium, the window CCATCAGGCTTTGAATCTCATTCTGGTAGTCGATGTGTTTTCCATTCCCCACCATCCAAAATTCAATTTTGGCTTTTATGTGATCCGGTAGAAGATTCAGGGTCTTCAAAATGAATGTTTGCCCCTTTCGAGGGTGTAATCGCCCAACGGTAAGGATGATCACCTTGTCCTTATCGGGCGCTTTGCGGTGCTTGGTTCCCACAAAGTCCGATCGCAATGCACAGGGAGTTAATACGGTTTTGTGACTGGCTTCGGGAAAATGAGAAACAAGTAATCGGTGAGTATAGGTCGAAACCGCACTTACCCGATCGGCTTTACGTATCAGTTTTTTCAGCAACATCCGGTGATGAATTTTCCCGTGATAATTGAGGATTTCAGAGCCGTGGAATGTCAGGTAAAGTCTTCCTGGCTTAAACGCCTTGAAAAACTGCAAGTAGAGCATCGCTGAAATGGGTCCTGGTTCAGGCAGGTAAACGATCGCATTTCTTAAATCTCGTCGTTTTTCAATGATCTCCCGGCTGGTTGTCATCAAGCAGGAGAGATCCTGGGTTCCTTTCATGTCTAAACGGCGAACTTTAAACGGCCATGGCTTTTCAGCCACCTCACCTCCATTTTCGGGGGCCCAAACTTCAACATCGAAGCCTTGCTGGCTGCAGGATAAAGCCATTTCCTCAGTGAATGTCGCTATCCCCCCTTTTTGAGGGTGGAATTCATGAGTCAGTATAAAAAGTGGCTGTGATTTGCGTTTCAATCCTTGGGGAGAATGCGCGCCTCTATTTTGCAAAATAAGCATTTACAATAGGCATGAAGCGAAAATAGTTGGCTTATTACAAATGAATTCTGGGATTGAAATTGAAACTGTTGCGGTAGCACCGTTATCAGAGGATGAGCGGGAAGAGCTAGCAGATAGTTTGAAACGGTGTACCGAGGAAACTCGGGAAGCAGCATTTCAGTTTCGGGAGACCGGGCAGCTAATCTTGCTGCCTGTAATAATCCTGGGAATTATTGAGCGTTTTCTGGAACCGGAGATTAGGCCCAAGCTTAGAGAAGGTGACGGGTCCTTAAAACTGATCGACGATCTGGGGATTGATTCTCTTACGATGATGGAGATTATCGTATTAGTTGAAGAATCGCTCGATCTATCCATCGATAATGAAGAATTGCGCGATCTTCGAACACTTGATGACGTCCGCATATTCCTGGATGCCAAGATTCGAAACATCCCCGTTCCTGAAAAAAACAAGCATTTTAGCGTTGAAGCGATTCTAGCCGCAATTCCCCACCACGTTCCCTTTCTTTTCTTGAACGAAGTGTCTTTAGGGAAAGACGAAGCCATCGGGAGCTATACCATTTCTGGACTCGAAGATTTTCTAAAAGGACATTTTCCCGAGAACCCTGTTTTCCCTGCAAGCATCATGCTGGAAGCTCTGGGGCAGTTGGCCGTTTTCTACCTTGTCACCACCCATGCCAGTGATTCCGGACAATCCGTTGATCCAAAGAAAATTTTCTTCACCGGATGCGAAGCTGTGCGTTGCCAACGGATGTGTGTTCCTGGAGAAACCTTGACCCTTTCGATCAAACCGAGAGGTTTCCGGCACCCAATCGCCAAATTTGAGGGCAAGATCACCGTTAATGGAGAGACTGCGGCCTGGGCTGAAGATATTAGCCTCACCTTCGATTGGACTTCAGACTCCGATAACTCGGTGTAAGCAGTAAATATGTGCTTGCCTGTCTGAATGGTGAGCGGTGACCATTGCCGACTGCTTTGTCTGCTTTATGTCACGCGTATTTGTCACAGGTTTGGGTTTTATTTCTAGTATCGGAAACGATGAAGACACTGTCGTTGATAATCTTAGGAATTTAAAACACGGCATTGAGCTTTTCGAACCACTTCAAGTGCCCGAGTCTCCGGTTAAGCTCGCTGCACCGGTCAAGGATTTCGACGTTGAATCCTACGACCCGGAAGATTGGGTTTATCCGGCGAAGTATAAACTTCGTAGAGAAACACTGCGTAGTTTTTCGCCTCATGTTTTGTACGCTTATTGTTCGATGAAGCAGGCGATCGAGAGTGCCAATTTAGAACCATCGGATGTCTCAAATATTGATACCGGAATCTATACCGCTTCCGCAGGGTCTTCCCGCTTTTTGCATAAGAGTTTGGAGAAGATGTACAATCGGGGAATCATGCGCTGTAATCCCTTGAATATTGTTTCATCTGTCGCAGGAACCGTAAGTTTTAATTTAGTATCTAACTTTCAGATTCAGGGAGTATCCACCGGATTTGCATCTGCTTGTGCTTCTTCAGGGCATGCGTTGGGATTCGCATTCGAGGAAATTCGCCGCGGAAAACAAAAGCGGATGTTCGTTGTTGGTGCCGAAGATTGTAATTTCGATAGTATTGTGCCCTTTGCAGTCATGCGTGCGCTTAGCCTCTCGACTGATCCGGATTCGGCTGCCCGGCCTTTTGATAAAAATAGACAAGGCTTCGTTTCTTCAGGAGGAGGAGTGACCATGGTACTTGAATCGGAAGATGAAGTCGCTCGGCGCGGAGCAACTGTCTACGGCGAGATCATTGGTTGGGGACAGGCATCTGACGGATACAATGTGGCTATCTCTCATCCTGATGGACGGGGATTACAAAATGCCATGAAATTGGCGCTTAAAGATGCCGAATTAGCTTTGGATAACATTGGTTACCTCAATGCTCATGCACCTTCTACTCCAATTGGTGACTTGTCTGAAGTGATTGCAATGAAGGAGGTCTTTGGCCCGAATACGAGTCCGATGATAAGTAGTACCAAGGCGCTGACGGGACACGGATTGTCCCTTTCCAGCTTACTCGAATCTAGTATTTGCATGGTGGCTTATAAACATGGGTTTGTTCCGGGATCTGCCAATATTGATGAACTGATGCAAGAGGCGGAAGGCCTCAATATTATCCGTAAATCCATCGAGGAAAGACCTGAATATATTATGAGCAATAGCAGTGGCTTTGGCGGTGCGAACATTTCGCTTATTTTCCGTTCATGCCAGAGTTAGGGGAACACTACACTCGAGCATTGATCACTGGTGCGAGTTCGGGATTGGGGCATGCATTTTCGGAGGCCTTAATGAATCAGGGTATTGCTGTTTTGGGAACGTCGCGGAATTCAAGTGGCCTGATCCAGCATCCATCTTTTACGCCGGTTGACCTTGATTTGATAGAGGAAAAAAATCTTCAAGCCTGGTTTAATGAATGGGATGAAAAAATCGGTGGCTTTGACTTGGTTATAAATAATGCTGGTTTTGCGGCGTTTGGTACTACGAGCGAAATTCAGGTTGAGCACATTGAGGAGCAGCTACAGGTGTTATTGCATGGCCCGATCCAGCTTGCTTCAGCAGCGGTTACGGCCATGCGAAAGCGTGAAAAGGGTTGTTTGGTTAATGTGTCTTCGGTTGCTGGCGAGATGTGGATTCCTTATATGTCCATTTATAACTCAGCCAAAGCCGGACTCTCCGCATTTTCCCAATCTTTGATGTTGGAGTCACCTGAGAATCCTCCGTGGATAATTGATTTTAGACCTGGCGATTACCGTACCGCTTTCAACCAAAACATTAGGAGAACGGAGGAGAAAAATGAACTCGTTGAACATATGTGGAAAAAAATGGAGGACGCTATGTGTAAGGCGCCGAGTGCTTCGATCGCTGGAGAAGATCTGCTGTCCGCTCTTCGAAAATTTACGCATTGCACCAGCTATTCGGGAACCTTTGTTCAAACAAGGATTGCTTCTATGCTTAGCCGACTTTTGCCTAATGCCCTCAAAAGAAAAGTCCTCCGCAGATACTACAAATTACCGTGAGTCAACGTCCTCTCAGAATTCTTGTCCTTACTTCCCGCACCGGTGGCGGGCATGATGCCCGCGCCAGCGCATTTGAAGCCTGGTGCAACAAACTCTACGATGGAAATGTGGAGATTCGAATCGAACGACCTTTGGAGGAAGCTTCTCCGATAACTCACTTCGGGGTAGGGGTTTATAATTTCATCCAGAAGTACGCTCCTATGTTACACAATCCTTACTGGTGGATTGTGGAGATTTTCGGATATCTGCAGCGTAACAAGATACAATTTGGAAGAGCGTTTTTTGTGCAGCTACTTAAAGACTTCCGACCTCATCTGGTATTTAGCGTGCACGATTTCCTTAATCGCGGGTATTTCCAGGCAGCACGTCGCGTATTAGGAGACAAAGTGCGCTGTGCTACCTACTGTGGGGAGTTTTCTGGTGGGTTTGGCTATAGTAAGAATTGGGTGGAACCGTCCGCAGATCTTTATTTTTCCCGGACCAAAACAGCTCAGGATTATGCTATTCAGCTTGGTATGTCACCCAAACGTTGTTTTGTGCGAGGCAACCTGATGCATCCATCGGTTTATGAAGGTATCATGAATGGCAAAGAGCGGCGTGATTTTCTTGTAAACGACCTTGGATTGTCGCCCAGGAAATTTACCGTTTTTCTAACCGCTGGAGGAATGGGCTCAAATAATCATTTGGAAATGTTGCGGGTCCTTAAACGCTACTCGAGTCGGGTTCAGGCTATTTTGGTGTGTGGAAGAAATCCTGGATTGGTGTCACGTATTCACGATTGGCATCGGCAATATTCGGATTTCCAATTGTATGTGGAAGGTTATTCAATGCGAATGCCACAGCTGATTCAGGTGAGTGACGCTATTGTCAGTCGTGGGGCCACTACTTGTGCTGAGGCGCTCTTCTTTGGTGTCCCGATTATTTATAATACCATTGGGGGAATCATGCCTCAGGAGCGATTGACCTTTAAATATTTCTACCGTGCCGGTGCCGCTGTTCGCATTGCGAATCTTGATGACCTGAATTACCAATTGGGTCTATGGCAAGGTCACAAACGTGAGTACGCACTTATGCAAGAGCGTTGTCGTCAAATTGGAGTGGTGGAAGATCCAACGAAGTTAATCAATGAACTAATCGGGTTAGCCAAAGATGCTGCCGCGGAGGAATGAAACCGCTGAAGATACTCTATATTTGCACGACCTTCCCGAAGCTGAGTGAACAATTCATTCAACGAGAGGTGGATGGTCTGCGGAAAGAGCCTATCGATCTGGAGATCGTATCGATGTGGGGAGGAGAAAACTTGTATAAAGGAGTCTTGATCCGGACGTTTCCTAAGTGGAAATTACTGAAGCTCATTTGGACTTTGCCGTGGGCGATTCTGAGGAGACCTGGCATACTGGTATCTAGACTGAAAAAGTTTTTCTCAGGAAAACCACCCTCGCCGGTTAATTTCTTTGAGACGCTTTTAGGCTATGGCTTTGCTTTGTCACATTGGATAAATGTAAAGCGAGATCCACCGGATCTTATTCACGGTATTTGGGCGACTTCACCCGTGTCTGCCGCACAACTGCTAAGTGGCCTTACAGGTGTACCATTTTCTATGGGAGCACATGCTTTTGATGTTTTTGAAGACGGTGGAGACTGGCATCTCAAAGAAAAGTTGGATGAGGCAAAAATGGTTCACTCTTCTTCCGTGAGCACCCAACGCCAGTTGCTTCGACTTGGTGCGGATAAAGAGAAGCTCCGCGTTGTTAGACGAGGATTAACGGACTACCCCGATTTGAAGCCTATGCGTAAGAATAGACGTCCCATCCGATTGATTTCTGTAGGCCGACTTGTGGAGAAGAAGGGATTTTTTTACCAAATCGATATTCTTAAAGCGCTTAAAAAGAAAGGAGTTCCCTTTCAGGCGAGGATAGTAGGGAGTGGGGAATTGGATGGACCGTTACGTGATTATCGAGACAAATCAGGACTCCACAACGAATTGGAATTTTGGGGAAAGTTAACGTTCGAGGACGTTCAGGAGCAGTTGATTTGGGCAGACCTATTTCTATTCACTGGGCAGGTAAGTTCCAAGGGTGACCGTGACGGTCTTCCGAATGTGATAGGTGAAGCCATGGCTCATGGGGTGGCTGTGTTGACTACCGATGTGGGCGCAACTACCGAGGCAGTGGAGCATGCTCAAACAGGAATGATTCTTTCAGCGGATAGTACTGTTGATTGGGTAGAGACTATTGAAAACCTGGTTACAGATGACCCGCTGATGGGAAAACTCAGAGAAAATGGTCGGAAATGGGTGGAAGAGCATTTCGATGCGCAAAAAAATGCCCGCAAGCTTTTTGATGCTTTCCAGTTTGCTGTCTGTGAACGTTCGTAATCAACTGTGACCTTATGCGGCTTTTCTACGACATTACCAAATCAGCTTCCGCTCGTCAGTTATCGGGGTTGATACGCGTATCGAACAGGCTGATGCAAGCATTGGAAGCTGATTCAAATGTATCCCTTGTGCCAGTGATGTGGCATCCCAGGAAACAAGTATTTACCGACACGTCCAAACGGAGAGCTGTCGATATTCTGGCCGAGGATTGTTTCCTTACTCCAGAAGTGTTTTCTTCGAATGATCGCCCGGGTTATTACGAGGCTCTTAAAAAAACTGGAGTTTTTACTTCGGCGATTTTTCACGATGCCATTCCTCTGCAGCTACCAGAAATCACCTGGCCCCAAAGCGTAGCACGTCATCCAGCCTACATGAGCGATCTTGGGCAATTCGACCATGTATTCAGTGTGTCGGGATGTAGTCAAAGGGATCTACTCGAATACTGGAAAGGGTTAACCCCATCCAAGTATCCTACGACTTCCACGCTACTACTCGGATCGGACTTTTTCGATAAATCTGAAACTCCATTTTGCCATAAACCACAGGAAGTTCCTCTTCTTTTGTGTATCGGAATTTTGGAACCTCGCAAAAACCAGGATGGATTGTTGAGGATTGCCTGTGACCTTTGGGATCAGGGATTAAAATTTGAATTGCACTTTGTCGGGCGTGTAAATCCACACTTTGGTAAGCCAATTGAGAAAAAAATTAAATTGGCTAAGAAATCAGGCTATCCTGTTTTTCTCCATTCGAAACAGAATGACAAATTGTTGCTCGTATTGTATTTGAAGGCTCGGTTTACCGTTTTCAATTCGATTGCCGAAGGTTTTGGGTTACCTGTTGTCGAATCTCTTTGGTTGGGTGTCCCCTGTTTGTGTCGGACCTTACCGAGTTTAAAAGAATGGTCGCTTGAGTCCGCATGTAAATTTTATGAATCGAATGATGAGCTTAAGGATAGTTTGGAAAATTGGTTATTAAATCAATTCGCTTACAACGAGGCGTTGCAAGCGACCAAAACATTGTCGCTTCCCACCTGGAAGAACTCCGCTGAAATAATCGTTGAACGCTTAAAATTGAGATGAAGCCGCTCAAGTGCCTGGCTATCACGAACTCTTATCCCCCTGATCATGCTGGTGGTTACGAGTTGGGAGCCTGTAATCTTCTTGAAACATTGGCAAAGCACTTTGTCTGGGAAAACACAGTGGTTGCATCTGTTCGAAAGGAAAAGTCTCACTTAACGTCCTCAACTCAGTTGACCGGATTTTTCCCTGGAAAGCTCGGACCTGAATTTCAGAAATGGCGAACGAAACGTGCTCTAATTCGGAATCACACCAGGATTGTTTCCGAATTAAAAGCTGAAGCGAATGAGGCAGATCTTATTTTTATTTTTAATCCTCGACGACTTGTTCTTCCTGAATGGACGTCCGTGTTTGAGCTTGATAAACCCATCTTTGTGTTTGTGTCAGATTTTTGGCCGCAAGATCCTTGGGGGACAGATATTTTTCATAGTCGGTGTCCGATAAATGCCATCAACCAATTAAAGGATTCTGAGCTGAGAGCTCTCTACTCATCTGTTCCAAAACCTATTCAATTTTTTTCCAAATTCAGCGGTGCCATATTTGGCAGTGAGTTTATGAAAGAGACTCATGCTGAGACTTTTTCTTCGATTAAGAATCAAAGTATGGCTCATTGGGGAATCGATATCGATGCATTTCCTGAAGTGCCGTTTTCTTCTGAGAGATTGAAAACATTTGGGTTTTGTGGCCGTCCTGAGAAAGAAAAAGGATTGGATCTAGCCTTGGATGCCTTTCTTGAAATTTCTGCCGATGATGATGATCTTCGATTCCTGATCGCGTCTGATCTCCCTGGCAGTCGATATGGAAGATCTATAATTAAGAAAATTTCTTCAGATCCTAAGCTTGCAAGTAGAGTAACACTCTTGGGTCATATCCCTCACGCTAAATTACACAACGAATTTTATTCAAAAATTGGAGTCCTTTTATTTCCAAGTGTGTGGAGAGAGCCCTTTGCTTTGACAGTCTTGGAAGCGATGGCGTCGGGCGTATTAGTGGTTGCCTCGAATACTGGAGGGACACCAGAGATTGTGGATCTGAGCACCGGGTATTCCTTTGATCCGCAAATCGATGGCTCTTTAGTCAAAGCATGCCGTGACCTTTTAAAAACTCCCGATGGAAACCGGGAGCGAATTCAGCGAGGAACCCAACGTATTCGCTCCAATCATTCGCTTCCGTTCATGGCTGAAATGGTTAATGACTTTATTCGATACACGCTTTACGGTTCCTAATCCAATTTTTTAGAAACACATTCCCATACGATATGCATTCACTTAAAAATAAAGTTGCTGTGATAACCGGAGCCAGCAGCGGAATTGGAGCTGCCATTGCGAAAGTGTTCGCTGCTGAAGGTGTTCAGGTGGTTCTTGCCGCTAGATCAAAAGAAAAAATTGAAAATCTCGCTTCCGAAATAAACGAATCTGGCGGAATTGCCAAAGCTGTGGAGACGGATGTGACCGATGAAGCGGCTGTCATAAATCTTTTTGAGTCTGTTGGAAAATATTTCGATTCGTTAGACATTCTGATTAATAACGCAGGAATAGGAATGGGTGGTCCTATTGAGGAACTTACATTTGAAACCTGGCGCAAGGTTTTGAGCGTAAATCTCGATGGAGCGTTTCTTTGTGCTCGTGAGGCTTTTAGGATTATGAAACCGCAAGGCCGTGGCCGGATTATCAACATTGGAAGCGTCTCGGCGAAAATGCCTCGAGTTCACTCCGCTCCTTACACAACCTCAAAATTTGCGCTTGAAGGACTCACCCGTTCTTTGGCGCTCGATGGTCGAGCTTACGGAATTTCCGTAGGAGTCCTACAACCAGGTAATACAAAGACAGCGATTTGGGAGGGTAGGGAAGAAGCTGCAGCAGCAGAGGGAGTAATGAACGCCTACGATCTCGCTCGTGTGGCTTTAGCCATGATTACACTTCCTGATGGTGTTTCAGTACTGGAAAGTACGGTGTTACCCATAAGTATGCCATTCCTGGGTCGTGGTTAGTCGGCGCGTTCAGTCCATGCTAGCGAGTGTCCCGGGATATCATCCGTCCACCAAACGATAGGATATTCATTTTCTTCCGATGAATTGAAGTTCAATTCAATACCTTTTGGGTCCTGCATAAACCCAGTTCCTTCAGCTTTTAAGAAAGCTTCTTTGCAACTCCAATGTCTGTAGAATTGTTCCAGATCAGGGTTTCCTTCACTTGGTACTACGGATGTATTTTCGAGCTCCGAGTATAC includes:
- a CDS encoding glycosyltransferase family 4 protein codes for the protein MLILQNRGAHSPQGLKRKSQPLFILTHEFHPQKGGIATFTEEMALSCSQQGFDVEVWAPENGGEVAEKPWPFKVRRLDMKGTQDLSCLMTTSREIIEKRRDLRNAIVYLPEPGPISAMLYLQFFKAFKPGRLYLTFHGSEILNYHGKIHHRMLLKKLIRKADRVSAVSTYTHRLLVSHFPEASHKTVLTPCALRSDFVGTKHRKAPDKDKVIILTVGRLHPRKGQTFILKTLNLLPDHIKAKIEFWMVGNGKHIDYQNEIQSLMDKSEITVKMLGQLDDTRLREVYEQADIFAMTSIHYKKSIEGFGLVYLEASAHGLPVVASHIGGVSDAVAHNKTGLLVAPGNKPALANAFIKLIEDPELRTTMGEAGRRWVGKYRWDKSVEMLFSREEIVFET
- a CDS encoding phosphopantetheine-binding protein gives rise to the protein MNSGIEIETVAVAPLSEDEREELADSLKRCTEETREAAFQFRETGQLILLPVIILGIIERFLEPEIRPKLREGDGSLKLIDDLGIDSLTMMEIIVLVEESLDLSIDNEELRDLRTLDDVRIFLDAKIRNIPVPEKNKHFSVEAILAAIPHHVPFLFLNEVSLGKDEAIGSYTISGLEDFLKGHFPENPVFPASIMLEALGQLAVFYLVTTHASDSGQSVDPKKIFFTGCEAVRCQRMCVPGETLTLSIKPRGFRHPIAKFEGKITVNGETAAWAEDISLTFDWTSDSDNSV
- a CDS encoding beta-ketoacyl-[acyl-carrier-protein] synthase family protein, whose protein sequence is MSRVFVTGLGFISSIGNDEDTVVDNLRNLKHGIELFEPLQVPESPVKLAAPVKDFDVESYDPEDWVYPAKYKLRRETLRSFSPHVLYAYCSMKQAIESANLEPSDVSNIDTGIYTASAGSSRFLHKSLEKMYNRGIMRCNPLNIVSSVAGTVSFNLVSNFQIQGVSTGFASACASSGHALGFAFEEIRRGKQKRMFVVGAEDCNFDSIVPFAVMRALSLSTDPDSAARPFDKNRQGFVSSGGGVTMVLESEDEVARRGATVYGEIIGWGQASDGYNVAISHPDGRGLQNAMKLALKDAELALDNIGYLNAHAPSTPIGDLSEVIAMKEVFGPNTSPMISSTKALTGHGLSLSSLLESSICMVAYKHGFVPGSANIDELMQEAEGLNIIRKSIEERPEYIMSNSSGFGGANISLIFRSCQS
- a CDS encoding SDR family NAD(P)-dependent oxidoreductase yields the protein MPELGEHYTRALITGASSGLGHAFSEALMNQGIAVLGTSRNSSGLIQHPSFTPVDLDLIEEKNLQAWFNEWDEKIGGFDLVINNAGFAAFGTTSEIQVEHIEEQLQVLLHGPIQLASAAVTAMRKREKGCLVNVSSVAGEMWIPYMSIYNSAKAGLSAFSQSLMLESPENPPWIIDFRPGDYRTAFNQNIRRTEEKNELVEHMWKKMEDAMCKAPSASIAGEDLLSALRKFTHCTSYSGTFVQTRIASMLSRLLPNALKRKVLRRYYKLP
- a CDS encoding glycosyltransferase, which translates into the protein MSQRPLRILVLTSRTGGGHDARASAFEAWCNKLYDGNVEIRIERPLEEASPITHFGVGVYNFIQKYAPMLHNPYWWIVEIFGYLQRNKIQFGRAFFVQLLKDFRPHLVFSVHDFLNRGYFQAARRVLGDKVRCATYCGEFSGGFGYSKNWVEPSADLYFSRTKTAQDYAIQLGMSPKRCFVRGNLMHPSVYEGIMNGKERRDFLVNDLGLSPRKFTVFLTAGGMGSNNHLEMLRVLKRYSSRVQAILVCGRNPGLVSRIHDWHRQYSDFQLYVEGYSMRMPQLIQVSDAIVSRGATTCAEALFFGVPIIYNTIGGIMPQERLTFKYFYRAGAAVRIANLDDLNYQLGLWQGHKREYALMQERCRQIGVVEDPTKLINELIGLAKDAAAEE
- a CDS encoding glycosyltransferase family 4 protein yields the protein MKPLKILYICTTFPKLSEQFIQREVDGLRKEPIDLEIVSMWGGENLYKGVLIRTFPKWKLLKLIWTLPWAILRRPGILVSRLKKFFSGKPPSPVNFFETLLGYGFALSHWINVKRDPPDLIHGIWATSPVSAAQLLSGLTGVPFSMGAHAFDVFEDGGDWHLKEKLDEAKMVHSSSVSTQRQLLRLGADKEKLRVVRRGLTDYPDLKPMRKNRRPIRLISVGRLVEKKGFFYQIDILKALKKKGVPFQARIVGSGELDGPLRDYRDKSGLHNELEFWGKLTFEDVQEQLIWADLFLFTGQVSSKGDRDGLPNVIGEAMAHGVAVLTTDVGATTEAVEHAQTGMILSADSTVDWVETIENLVTDDPLMGKLRENGRKWVEEHFDAQKNARKLFDAFQFAVCERS
- a CDS encoding glycosyltransferase, yielding MRLFYDITKSASARQLSGLIRVSNRLMQALEADSNVSLVPVMWHPRKQVFTDTSKRRAVDILAEDCFLTPEVFSSNDRPGYYEALKKTGVFTSAIFHDAIPLQLPEITWPQSVARHPAYMSDLGQFDHVFSVSGCSQRDLLEYWKGLTPSKYPTTSTLLLGSDFFDKSETPFCHKPQEVPLLLCIGILEPRKNQDGLLRIACDLWDQGLKFELHFVGRVNPHFGKPIEKKIKLAKKSGYPVFLHSKQNDKLLLVLYLKARFTVFNSIAEGFGLPVVESLWLGVPCLCRTLPSLKEWSLESACKFYESNDELKDSLENWLLNQFAYNEALQATKTLSLPTWKNSAEIIVERLKLR
- a CDS encoding glycosyltransferase family 4 protein, whose product is MKPLKCLAITNSYPPDHAGGYELGACNLLETLAKHFVWENTVVASVRKEKSHLTSSTQLTGFFPGKLGPEFQKWRTKRALIRNHTRIVSELKAEANEADLIFIFNPRRLVLPEWTSVFELDKPIFVFVSDFWPQDPWGTDIFHSRCPINAINQLKDSELRALYSSVPKPIQFFSKFSGAIFGSEFMKETHAETFSSIKNQSMAHWGIDIDAFPEVPFSSERLKTFGFCGRPEKEKGLDLALDAFLEISADDDDLRFLIASDLPGSRYGRSIIKKISSDPKLASRVTLLGHIPHAKLHNEFYSKIGVLLFPSVWREPFALTVLEAMASGVLVVASNTGGTPEIVDLSTGYSFDPQIDGSLVKACRDLLKTPDGNRERIQRGTQRIRSNHSLPFMAEMVNDFIRYTLYGS
- a CDS encoding SDR family oxidoreductase, whose translation is MHSLKNKVAVITGASSGIGAAIAKVFAAEGVQVVLAARSKEKIENLASEINESGGIAKAVETDVTDEAAVINLFESVGKYFDSLDILINNAGIGMGGPIEELTFETWRKVLSVNLDGAFLCAREAFRIMKPQGRGRIINIGSVSAKMPRVHSAPYTTSKFALEGLTRSLALDGRAYGISVGVLQPGNTKTAIWEGREEAAAAEGVMNAYDLARVALAMITLPDGVSVLESTVLPISMPFLGRG